One genomic segment of Canis aureus isolate CA01 chromosome 37, VMU_Caureus_v.1.0, whole genome shotgun sequence includes these proteins:
- the LOC144306505 gene encoding histone H4: protein MSGRGKGGKGLGKGGAKRHRKVLRDNIQGITKPAIRRLARRGGVKRISGLIYEETRGVLKVFLENVIRDAVTYTEHAKRKTVTAMDVVYALKRQGRTLYGFGG, encoded by the coding sequence ATGTCTGGTCGCGGCAAGGGCGGGAAGGGTCTGGGCAAGGGCGGCGCCAAGCGCCACCGCAAGGTGCTGCGCGACAACATCCAGGGCATCACCAAGCCCGCCATCCGGCGGCTGGCCCGGCGCGGCGGCGTCAAGCGCATCTCGGGCCTCATCTACGAGGAGACCCGCGGGGTGCTCAAGGTGTTCCTGGAGAACGTGATCCGGGACGCCGTCACCTACACGGAGCACGCCAAGCGCAAGACGGTCACGGCCATGGACGTGGTCTACGCGCTCAAGCGCCAGGGCCGCACCCTCTACGGCTTCGGCGGCTGA